Proteins found in one bacterium genomic segment:
- a CDS encoding general stress protein B — MAEEKPGPRRGSVGAKKISEAHRGSHEHDQSGGFAANPELAKQAGRKGGEAVKKKYGPQFYREIGKKGGETVKQERGSEFYAEIGRRGGEMRSTRMKEKMAQEQKQQKKK, encoded by the coding sequence ATGGCCGAAGAAAAACCAGGACCACGACGCGGATCTGTCGGCGCAAAGAAAATTTCGGAGGCTCATCGCGGCTCACATGAACACGATCAATCAGGCGGGTTCGCCGCAAACCCTGAACTCGCCAAACAGGCCGGACGTAAAGGCGGTGAAGCAGTCAAAAAGAAATATGGACCGCAATTCTATCGAGAAATTGGCAAGAAGGGTGGAGAAACAGTAAAACAGGAACGCGGGTCAGAATTCTACGCCGAAATCGGACGCCGTGGCGGAGAAATGCGCAGCACAAGAATGAAAGAGAAGATGGCACAAGAGCAAAAACAACAGAAAAAGAAATAG